One window of Mauremys reevesii isolate NIE-2019 linkage group 4, ASM1616193v1, whole genome shotgun sequence genomic DNA carries:
- the LOC120403419 gene encoding olfactory receptor-like protein OLF1, whose translation MEKGNRSEVTEFILSGLTDHPELQVPLFVVFLLIYGITLVGNGGMILLITIDPRLQTPMYFFLSNLSFCDLCFSSIISPKMLLNFLAERKNISYSACAVQLYLCIIFSDAESLLLAVMAYDRYVAICNPLLYTVTMSRQLCKELVVGVFAVGLVDSVIETCFTFRLSFCSSNIINHYGCDIPPLLALSCSDTRINEIVLFAFTFCITVSSFVTVLLSYVYIISTILQIRSAEGRRKAFSTCSFHLTAVVLFYGTLLFVYLRPPSSYSMDTDKVVSVFYTVVIPMLNPLIYSLRNTEVKDALRRAMNKLLTNS comes from the coding sequence atggaaaagggaaatcGCTCGGAGGTGACTGAGTTCATTCTCTCAGGACTGACAGATCATCCAGAACTGCAGGTTCCCCTGTTTGTGGTGTTCCTACTGATTTATGGTATCACCCTGGTGGGTAATGGGGGGATGATCTTGTTAATCACGATTGATCCCCGGCTCCAGACCCCCATGTATTTTTTCCTCAGTAATTtgtctttctgtgacctctgctttTCCTCGATAATTTCCCCTAAAATGCTCCTGAATTTCTTAGCCGAGAGGAAAAACATTTCTTACTCTGCCTGCGCTGTGCAACTGTATCTCTGTATCATTTTTTCAGATGCTGAGAGCCTCTTGCTGGCTGTGATGGCGTATGACCGTTATGTGGCCATCTGTAACCCGCTGCTCTATACGGTCACCATGTCCAGGCAGCTTTGTAAAGAGTTGGTGGTTGGGGTGTTCGCTGTGGGGTTGGTGGATTCAGTGATAGAAACGTGTTTTACATTTCggctgtcattctgcagctccaACATCATCAATCATTATGGCTGTGATATCCCCCCACTGCTGGCGCTCTCCTGCTCTGACACCCGCATCAATGAGATTGTGTTGTTTGCTTTCACATTCTGCATTACAGTGAGCAGCTTTGTGACTGTTCTCCTCTCCTATGTCtatatcatctccaccatcctgcagATCCGCTCTGCCGAGGGCCGgcgcaaagccttctccacctgctctttcCACTTGACTGCTGTGGTCCTGTTTTATGGCACCCTCTTGTTCGTGTATTTACGTCCCCCCTCCAGCTATTCCATGGACACAGACAAAGTGGTCTCAGTGTTTTACACGGTGGTGATCCCCATGttgaaccccctcatctacagcctgaggaacacagAGGTGAAGGACGCCCTGAGGAGAGCAATGAACAAACTCCTAACCAATTCCTGA
- the LOC120403469 gene encoding olfactory receptor 1019-like gives MEKGNHSEATEFILSGRTDRPELQVPLFLVFLLIYGITLMGNGVMILLITIDPRLHTPMYFFLSSLSFCDLSYSTIISPKMLLNFLAERKSISYTACAVQLYLSVVFADVECFLLAVMAYDHYVAICYPLLYTVTMSKQLCKQLVAGVYAVGLVDSMIQTCFSFRLSFCSSNIINHFFCDIPPLLALSCSDTRINEILMFAFMCCTGVSSLVTVLFSYVYIACTILQIRSAEGRRKAFSTCTFHLTAVVLFFSTLLFMYLRPTLSYSMDTDRVASVF, from the coding sequence atggaaaagggaaatcactCGGAGGCAACCGAGTTCATTCTCTCAGGACGGACAGATCGTCCAGAGCTGCAGGTTCCCCTCTTTTTGGTGTTCCTTCTGATTTATGGTATCACCCTGATGGGGAATGGGGTGATGATCTTGTTAATCACGATTGACCCTcgactccacacccccatgtattttTTCCTCAGTAGTTTGTCTTTCTGTGACCTCTCCTATTCCACGATAATTTCCCCtaagatgctgctgaatttcttagcCGAGAGGAAAAGCATTTCTTACACTGCCTGTGCTGTGCAACTGTATCTCTCTGTTGTTTTTGCAGATGTTGAGTGCTTCTTGCTGGCTGTGATGGCATATGACCATTATGTGGCCATCTGTTACCCACTGCTCTACACTGTGACCATGTCCAAGCAGCTTTGTAAGCAGCTGGTTGCTGGGGTGTACGCTGTGGGGTTGGTGGATTCAATGATACAAACATGTTTTTCATTTCggctgtcattctgcagctccaACATCATCAATCATTTCTTTTGTGACATTCCCCCACTGCTGGCTCTCTCCTGTTCTGACACCCGCATCAATGAGATTCTGATGTTTGCTTTCATGTGCTGCACTGGAGTGAGCAGCCTTGTAACTGTCCTTTTCTCCTATGTCTATATTGCCTGCACCATCCTGCAGATCCGCTCCGCTGAGGGCCGgcgcaaagccttctccacctgcactTTCCACTTGACCGCGGTGGTCCTGTTTTTTTCcactctcctcttcatgtatTTACGTCCCACTTTAAGCTATTCCATGGATACAGACAGAGTAGCCTCAGTGTTTTAA
- the LOC120403453 gene encoding olfactory receptor-like protein OLF1, with protein MEKGNHSEVTEFILSGLTDRPELQIPLFVVFLMIYGITLVGNGGMILSIMIDPRLHTPMYFFLSNLSFCDLCLSSIISPKMLLNFLAERKSISYTACAVQMVLSVFTHVECFLLAVMAYDRYVAICNPLLYTVTMTRQRCQWIVAGVYAVGFVDSMICMCFTFQLSFCSSNIINHFFCDIPPLLALSCSETRINEILMFTFTCCITVIIFVTVLLSYVYIISTILHIRSAEGRRKAFSTCSFHLTVVVLFYGTLLFVYLCPTFSYCMDTGKVASVFYTLVIPMLNPLIYSLRNKEVKDALRRAMNKLLTNS; from the coding sequence atggaaaagggaaatcactCGGAGGTGACTGAGTTCATTCTCTCAGGACTGACAGATCGTCCGGAGCTGCAGATTCCCCTGTTTGTGGTGTTCCTAATGATTTATGGTATCACCCTGGTGGGGAACGGGGGGATGATCTTGTCAATCATGATTGATCCCcgactccacacccccatgtactttttcctcagtaatttgtctttctgtgacctctgcttATCCTCGATAATTTCCCCtaagatgctgctgaatttcttagcCGAGAGGAAAAGCATTTCTTACACTGCCTGCGCTGTGCAAATGGTTCTCTCTGTTTTTACACATGTTGAGTGCTTCTTGCTGGCTGTGATGGCATATGACCGTTATGTTGCCATCTGTAACCCGCTGCTCTATACAGTCACCATGACCAGGCAGCGTTGTCAATGGATTGTGGCTGGGGTGTACGCTGTGGGGTTTGTGGATTCAATGATATGCATGTGTTTTACATTtcagctgtcattctgcagctccaacatcatcaatcatttcttctgtgacatccccCCATTGTTGGCGCTCTCCTGTTCTGAGACCCGCATCAATGAGATTCTGATGTTTACTTTCACTTGCTGCATTACagtgatcatctttgtcactgtcctcctctcctatgtctatatcatctccaccatcctgcaTATCCGCTCTGCCGAGGGCCGgcgcaaagccttctccacctgctctttcCACTTGACTGTGGTGGTCCTGTTTTATGGCACCCTCTTGTTCGTGTATTTATGTCCTACCTTCAGCTATTGCATGGACACAGGTAAAGTGGCCTCAGTGTTTTACACGCTGGTGATCCCCATGttgaaccccctcatctacagcctgaggaacaaggaggtgaaggaCGCCCTGAGGAGAGCAATGAATAAACTCCTAACCAATTCCTGA